AAAATCCAGTAGCTCCTCGAAAGATGTCAAGCCCGCAAAGGCTTCGTTGACGGCTACAATTTACGACACCGATGCATCACTGCATCCGCTGTTCTCTTGCGATGTCGGCAACCACGGTCTCTCTGCTGGCGAAGGATGCCAAACCGGAGCTCAGGGTGTTGATGCAAAAACCGCAGTCGCGGCAGTCAATGCCTGTTTCGGAGTAATCCAGGGAGCTGTAGAAACAACCCTAGGTGAAAACAAGAAACCGACTCTCGCCGAAGACGGCAAAGCCTGTTTCATAGACGAAAAATACTTCAACCAGTTGTTCAACTACACGGAGGGTGTAAACGAAGTAACCGCTTGGGAAATGCCTTTTGAGAAAAATGAAGATGGCCTATGGGGATTCAATTCCGATACAGTTCACACAGCTGGTGATGTTGGCGGATTTTTTCCTGTTGAAAATACAACAGACAACGATATTATAGCGGTCAACGGAATCAAACAAGGCCCCACACTAGACGCTAGGACAGTGCGCAAAGCCGATGGACCATTTTTTATTTCCGATACAATAGATTTCTACCACTACTGCAACTCCGCTGGTTGGACAGGCGGTCGCGAATGCAACGGACTATTTGCAAATGGCGATACTCCCAGCTTATGGAACTGGGTAGGCGTTTCAAGATGGACAGGAAATAACCGTAACCAACACTTCTGTATGGAAATTCACGGATCTTTCACTTACTCCGACAGTCTCGAAGCTGCGTTTTCGGCCAATGGCGACCAGTGGGTGTTTATCGGCAACAAGCTAGCCGTAGATAACGGCGGCAACCACGTAAACGCACCAAGTTTCGTGCAGCTGAAAACACTGAACAAGACTTACAGCTCGTACATGAAAGAAGGCAAGGATTACCCCATCGATATTTTCTTCTGTGCCCGTCGAACAACAATGAGCGGTTTCAGCATCCAGACAAACTTCCCTATAAAGCAGAATTAACCGCTATACACCTAGAAATTGCAAAAGGAGACTAAAAGTCTCCTTTTTTTATTATCCTGGCGATTACTCCCTGCCCCTACACTTTTGTATATTCTTGGTGTAAAAGAGACTTTGAAATGCTAGATAAAGAAGTTTTAAAGACCGTGAGCCGCATTGAACTTAGCGTTCGCGGCACGCTCGACACCGTGATGACCGGTGCCTACCACAGTTCCTTCAAGGGGAACGGTATGGAATTCAGCGAGGTTCGCGAATACATGCCGGGCGACGATGTGCGTACCATTGACTGGAACGTGACCGCTCGAACGGGCACGCCGTATGTGAAGAAGTTTATCGAAGAACGCGAAATGACCATGCTCTTGATGGTCGACGCGTCCAGCTCTTCGGAATTCGGATCCGGCAAGCAGATGAAAGGCGAGGTCATGGCGACTTTGACCGCTTTGCTCGCATTTGCCGCCATCAAGAACAACGATAAGGTCGGCTTGCTGATTTACACCGACCAGGTCGAACTTTTTATTCCGCCGGAGAAGGGTCGCAAGCACGTGCTGCGGCTTATCCGCGAAATCCTTTACTTCAAGCCGCAGCACCACGGCACGAACACGCAGGTGGCGCTGGAGTATGCCGGCAAGATTCTGAACCGTCGTGCCGTCGTCGTGGTGATGAGCGACTTCTTGGACGAAGGTTTCGAGAACGCATTCAAGATTCTCCGTAAGCGCCACGACGTGCTTGCGGTCTCTGTCGTTGACCCGCGCGAAATGGAACTCCCGCCCGCGGGCCTCGTAGAACTTGAAGATCCCGAAACCGGAGAAACACTCCTCATTGATACCGGCGATGCGACTTTCCGCGAAGCATTCGCCCGCGAGGCAAAGCGCCAGGGTAAGGCGACCAAGGAACTGTTCCAGCGCATGTCGATTGACTTCGTGCGAATCGAGACTCACGACGATTTTAAGGAAACGGTCGCTCCGCTTATCGAGCATTTCCGCCGCCGCGCCCGCGCTGCGAGAATGTAACGCGCCAAAAATTGCAAATTAAAAAGGTGGTTTTAAACCACCTTTTCTGTTAATTCCCGAATTTTGTTTTTTACGAATTCCAAATCACTATTCGTGAGGATTGGAATCAACCCATTGATTTCTTCGACGGGCTTGTCCCACCACTTAAACTTCAGCAGCAGCGAAGTCAGTTCTTCGTCAAAGCGGTAGCGGATCAACTTGACCGGGTTCCCGACGACAATCGAATAAGGTTCCACGTCGCTAGCGACAACGCTGTTCGCGCCGATAATCGCGCCGTCACCAATATGCACGCCAGGCAAAATAGTCGCATTCTGCCCAATCCACACATCGTTCCCGATAACGGTATCGCCCTTGAACGGCATTTCGCTTGCAGCAGGTGGCTTCATGTCCCAGCCTTCAAGC
This portion of the Fibrobacter sp. UWB15 genome encodes:
- a CDS encoding DUF58 domain-containing protein → MLDKEVLKTVSRIELSVRGTLDTVMTGAYHSSFKGNGMEFSEVREYMPGDDVRTIDWNVTARTGTPYVKKFIEEREMTMLLMVDASSSSEFGSGKQMKGEVMATLTALLAFAAIKNNDKVGLLIYTDQVELFIPPEKGRKHVLRLIREILYFKPQHHGTNTQVALEYAGKILNRRAVVVVMSDFLDEGFENAFKILRKRHDVLAVSVVDPREMELPPAGLVELEDPETGETLLIDTGDATFREAFAREAKRQGKATKELFQRMSIDFVRIETHDDFKETVAPLIEHFRRRARAARM
- a CDS encoding fibro-slime domain-containing protein codes for the protein MKRYAYVLALSVAAPLVALTGCGDSDSSPNTPKDDPNTEVQMDSVKTVDDLPSCTEKREEKVSFIEDDSSIRICLDEKWEEAEDVAAIREDLPNCSDKRNGVSAYVLDEHGFLTCTEGRWKSESTSDEKSSSSKKTDKSSSSTEKNSSGNEKVSSAKDESSSSAEAKSSSSEKEEKSSSSSKDVKPAKASLTATIYDTDASLHPLFSCDVGNHGLSAGEGCQTGAQGVDAKTAVAAVNACFGVIQGAVETTLGENKKPTLAEDGKACFIDEKYFNQLFNYTEGVNEVTAWEMPFEKNEDGLWGFNSDTVHTAGDVGGFFPVENTTDNDIIAVNGIKQGPTLDARTVRKADGPFFISDTIDFYHYCNSAGWTGGRECNGLFANGDTPSLWNWVGVSRWTGNNRNQHFCMEIHGSFTYSDSLEAAFSANGDQWVFIGNKLAVDNGGNHVNAPSFVQLKTLNKTYSSYMKEGKDYPIDIFFCARRTTMSGFSIQTNFPIKQN
- a CDS encoding CatB-related O-acetyltransferase; translation: MSAQIPNPNTIHPVAGYDKEIYVKPTIKNPNIIVGDFTYIADSEFESHVTHHYDFIGDKLIIGKFCQIAAGVEFVMNGANHQMNAVSTFPFYTLEGWDMKPPAASEMPFKGDTVIGNDVWIGQNATILPGVHIGDGAIIGANSVVASDVEPYSIVVGNPVKLIRYRFDEELTSLLLKFKWWDKPVEEINGLIPILTNSDLEFVKNKIRELTEKVV